The Arachis hypogaea cultivar Tifrunner chromosome 16, arahy.Tifrunner.gnm2.J5K5, whole genome shotgun sequence genome contains a region encoding:
- the LOC112754417 gene encoding tripeptidyl-peptidase 2-like isoform X1, with protein sequence MFHGVKVNQEEIVLDGSEAPVRINAEALLASKRLAPLAILNKIRIPYRPTDAKISALTTDRDKLPSGKQILALTLTVLDFAYFLRRSYRSRGEASWRLFENHVEGYLEA encoded by the exons ATGTTTCATGGTGTAAAAGTCAACCAAGAGGAAATTGTACTTGATGGGAGTGAAGCACCAGTTAGAATTAATGCTGAAGCATTACTGGCATCTAAGAGACTTGCACCTTTAGCAATACTAAACAAG ATAAGGATCCCTTATAGACCAACAGATGCTAAGATTAGTGCACTTACGACTGATCGTGACAAACTTCCCTCTGGAAAGCAGATACTTGCACTGACACTAAC TGTTTTAGACTTTGCATACTTTTTGAGGAGAAGCTATAGAAGCAGAGGAGAAGCTTCATGGCGACTTTTTGAG AACCATGTTGAGGGCTACCTTGAAGCTTGA
- the LOC112754417 gene encoding tripeptidyl-peptidase 2-like isoform X2 has product MFHGVKVNQEEIVLDGSEAPVRINAEALLASKRLAPLAILNKIRIPYRPTDAKISALTTDRDKLPSGKQILALTLTVLDFAYFLRRSYRSRGEASWRLFEAEPC; this is encoded by the exons ATGTTTCATGGTGTAAAAGTCAACCAAGAGGAAATTGTACTTGATGGGAGTGAAGCACCAGTTAGAATTAATGCTGAAGCATTACTGGCATCTAAGAGACTTGCACCTTTAGCAATACTAAACAAG ATAAGGATCCCTTATAGACCAACAGATGCTAAGATTAGTGCACTTACGACTGATCGTGACAAACTTCCCTCTGGAAAGCAGATACTTGCACTGACACTAAC TGTTTTAGACTTTGCATACTTTTTGAGGAGAAGCTATAGAAGCAGAGGAGAAGCTTCATGGCGACTTTTTGAGGCTG AACCATGTTGA